In Gemmatimonadaceae bacterium, the sequence CTGCCGACTCGCCCAGTATCGCGGATACGCGAGCTGCCGCAGCACACCGCCTTCGATCCACTGCTGCCTGCCTAACGGCATCCCCTCGGCATCGAACGGCGTGCCAAGGATGAGCGGATCGGCCGGATCGGACACCAGCGAGACGCGCTCATCCACGATGCGCTCGCCGACTTTGGTCCCTCCCCCGGCCTTCGCAAACGCGGACCGGCCCTCCTCGGCGGCCCGGGCCTGCAGCGCACCGGCCATCAGCGGCACGAGATCACTCGTCGCGTCGGGTTCGAGGATCACGGTGTAACGACCCGGCTCCAGCGCCACCGGATTCCTCGACGCCCGCGCCTTGTCGATCGCTCGCTGGGCGACACCGCTGACGTCGAGCGCTGCCCAGTCGTTCGCCGTGGTGCCGGCCCAGCCGGAACCGGTGCCGTCGAGCGTGCGCGCGGTGAGCGTGTAGTTGGCGTCGGTACTCCGATGCCAGGCAAAGAGCCCTGCACTGTTGCCGATCGCGGTGGCCCGCGCCGTCGTCACCAGGAATCCGGCTACCGTGAGGTCGCGCGCCGCACGCGCGGGCGCGAGTGCGGCCAGCGCGGCTTTGGCACGGTCCTCGGCGCTGACGGCGGCCGTCGACTCGAACCAGGCCGGGACCGCGACGTACTGCTGTGGCCCCAACTCGCCCAGGTACTCGGGGTCTTCCGGTGCGAGTCGCGCAAGCGCCTCGGCTTGCTCGACGGCGCGTCGCAGCCCCTCGTCGGTGCGGCTGTTCGTCACGACGCTCGCTTTCCGCTTTCCAAAGACGCTCTGGATGCGAATGCTTGTGGTGGCGGACGTCCCCGCCGTGCTGATCTGGTTGGCCGCAAACCGGATGTTGGACTCGCGTGTGCTCTGCAGGTGGATGCGGATCGCG encodes:
- a CDS encoding TldD/PmbA family protein, with the protein product MSFPKRLIEPVLAPDGVLTREEAQDLIARAIRFSKADAIRIHLQSTRESNIRFAANQISTAGTSATTSIRIQSVFGKRKASVVTNSRTDEGLRRAVEQAEALARLAPEDPEYLGELGPQQYVAVPAWFESTAAVSAEDRAKAALAALAPARAARDLTVAGFLVTTARATAIGNSAGLFAWHRSTDANYTLTARTLDGTGSGWAGTTANDWAALDVSGVAQRAIDKARASRNPVALEPGRYTVILEPDATSDLVPLMAGALQARAAEEGRSAFAKAGGGTKVGERIVDERVSLVSDPADPLILGTPFDAEGMPLGRQQWIEGGVLRQLAYPRYWASRQGKAPTGGANTLRLDGGTQSLDELIAATARGILVTHCWYIRAVDQRTLVYTGLTRDGTFLIENGKVARPIKNFRFNESPLFMLNNVEAIGRPVRTAGGDAMPPIRVRDFSFTSLSDAV